ATAACTCTGGTATgtttaaacctgggccttattGTGACATGTTTTGGGTTAGAAATGTGTGGTAGGTAGAAAAACTTTTAGAATTGGTTCAGTAGATCACCCCAGCAGGGAACTGGCTGTGAATGAGCTACaatgcaatgtaatcctttgagGCAATTAATCAAAGTATGGCCACTGAAAGTACATGTTtatgccactgacaggctcagatgtTAATTGAAGTgcctgacaacattacagataGGACCCCTAAAGAGACAGACCTCTAAGATCCTTCTTGTTTGACCAGAATTACCAATTTAACTGCTTGGttcaccaccagactccattgacaaaaacaacagttctACTTGGTAGGTGCTGGTCCATCACTgtttaaaacagtttgtttgtttgtttatttgtgtggcTTTGGTATTTTAAGGGTTAGTGTGGATCCAACACATTATCTGTATAACAGAATAACATGAACAAACTAAACAATCAAGGCAGCAATAAAATAGCCAATGccgtgttctgcaaggtaaaattaccgtttttaTCAATGAAGTCTGGCGGGTTTGCATATGTCAAAATAGagcccaagtttaaaaatagtggagttatcctttaatgtaTTCATGGCTTCAATGTTCACATCACATATGAGATTTCATGAAAATTTGAATCAAGTAATCAAATTTTTACTCTTAGTCTATGAGCTCAGTTTTAGCACCCAAGTATCAAATACTCGTATTTTTGCTTATAAAAGTATCCCAAGTGTTATGTCATTAAAGGTAAGCTGAAAATGTACAACACCAAATTCTTGCATGATAGTCGAAGCACTTACCAACAAATAGGAAAACAACTGTGATGTACCACGCTTGCAGATCAGATAGATATAGCAgaatacatccatccatccatccattcattatctataccaATTATCCTTATGGGTCGCaagggggggctggagccaatcccagctgactttggggcgagaggcggggtacgccctggactggtcgccggtcaatcacagggccaacacatagagacagacaagaattcacactcactctcgcacctacgggcaatttagagtcaccaatggACCTAACCTGCGTCTCTTTGGACGGTGGGAGGGCGCCGtagcacccggagaaaacccacgcaagcacagggagaacatgtcCAAACaggaaaggttcaaggttcaaaccacaaacctgccacTGCACCACAGTGCTACCCTTTAGCAGAATACAGCTTCAGGAATATAACATAAAGCAAAGACAACTTGTTAAATATGATTATCTCACCTGAATAAGACAATAAAGCATATCATAACTGCAACGCTTATTCCAACCAGGGCTGGTGTTAAGTGGGctggaaaaagagagggagagaattgGGATGAAGGAGATAAACCAATTAAGCCTGTTTTGTTGTTAGAAACTTTAAATTacatcactttaaaaaaaaaactccttaaCCTCCATCCTAACCTTGTCACATTCAAccaaaaaacagttaaaatataTTGCAGTAATACCATAATCTTCATGGTTGTTTGCGCTGAACCGTGTGGTGACATTTTCTCCTGGCCCGGCTGCAGTCACAGCTCTTATCCACACCTCGTACGCCTGCCCTGGATTCAGATGCAGCAGCTTGAAAGTCCTATTTCCGTGTTGTGGGGATGCACTCACGTTGTACACTGGGAGAGACACATTTTTCAGAGTCAGGTATGGTAATCAGAGAGCAGCGGACAGATGTACAGATTTTGTGCACATCCACAGACTCCTGTATCATGATAAGCTGGTGTGAGGGAAAGCTGATTTGGTATCGTGTTACATATTGTCTTGTTGTTGTACTTGATGCTGTTTTTTAAGTTGaatttttctaattattttagCAGTTTTTTGTATTCGGTCTAGAAGTGTGTTATGACTGTTTGCTTCCATTCACGTGAGGACAAATAACAGGGTGAAAATGGACAGAGGACGTGAATGCATGTGCCGCATTTCAATGCAATCCATCTAACTGTTGTTGAGGCATTTTACTTAAAAGGCTTACATCTTTTTACACCCAGTGCAAAGCGGAACTGTAATTGCTAGCCTTGTTGTGAGCCTGCACAACAAGCAGACAGTCTGTTATTGTTTCTGCAGCATCCACCATTCAAATAGCAATGCGCCAGGTGCGCCAGATTaataaagagaataaatacaACCTTGTTGTATGTTGTACTTTGAGCCCAGATTAAGCGCCGTTTAATAAGCAAAAGTTGGACAGGCCCTTATGCATGGTAGATAATGCGCTACAGATCATGTAAGTAGGGCCCAAAGCAAAAAATTTGACCCTCATGGCAGCACTGAATGAAAAAGTCTGTAACTAAAGCCATGAGGATACATCCTCTGGAAATCATGAATGCCAGTGCCAAACTTAGAGCCAACCTCTCGAATAGATGGCGAGATATTTtgctggaaacactgaaaaccaTGGTTGTGCTCAAGAGAAAAGTTTGCGGGATGACTAGTAGGATTTATCAGCGGGGAACAATGactgtctgtacaaaatttcatggcaatccttCAAAAAGTTGGAGCCATGTTTTTGATGTcatgctgctagcatggctaaagaTGATCTGATGACAAATATATTAGATCCTATGACACAATCTTTGCTTCAAAATCACGTTTCCTAGGTTACCTAATTACTACAACTGTGTTGTACAATACATGGTCACTTTGTACCGTTTTGTCTGTCCACTCCTATTTGGTAGTACAGAATCACCCCTCTCTGCTCGAAGAGGGGAACCGGCTCCCAAAGCACGGTAGCATGTGTAGTGGCCATGGAAAACACCTTAAAGGATGGCACTCTGGGGGGGGCTGAAAAGTAACAGGATTGCAAGTTTATCTTGAGAGATGAGAGGTCAAAATCAGCTAAACagggtattaaaaaaaaaaaaaatcaaacaaagaacAATGCATAAATACTTACTTCCTTGAAGAGAATAGCCAACAGCAGATGAAAGGTGATGGACTTCGCTGCTGTATGATACTGTGAACAGGGACACTTGGTAGAGTGTGTGCTTTTTAAATTGACCTGTAGGTGGAGACACACATCAGTGGAAGACAgccattttgaaatatttaggCAGCATTGTTGCACAAGACGTCTCGTCACCTCTGGCATGACTATGAAAGTAACCAAATCAAACAGACCTTTAAAAATTGTTGTCGTTTGGCTTTTGTTCACTTTGACCCAATCAAATCCTTGGCCAGGGGGACATCCTGCTTGTTTGTATTGCACCACATATTCCTTCAGGTTGTCAGAGAGCTGAGAGGGCACTGCCCAGGACACACTGAGGTACTCTTCAGTTATCTTGAGGTCAATAGTttgatcatttttctctttaccTGAGTAAGAGACAAGCGTTTTGTTAGTTCTCCTCAGCCGAAGAAAAAGGAGATATACAAATGAAAGAATTAAGGAATGAATTCATACTGATATGTAATTATTAAACCATAATTTTTCAATGATCGTAACCCATAACTTTTAAGCCATAGCTTTTCATGCTAGTGTTGACAGTCTGGGCAACTGATACCTGGTACTGGCATGGCGAGATAAGAAGGCACTGTTGCACCATGAGCGTTGTaggctgacacactgacagacgaTACACCATTTAGAGAGGAAGTGAATCGACATTGCCTCTCATCACACACCAACGGGCCAACTGGCTCAGCCGTGGACACATTCATCAGCACCTTAGTGCCGCCATTGTAAACTAATGTGACTTCGTATCCCAGAATGAGACCGCAAGCCTGAGGAAGCCTCTGGGATGggatgagaggaaggagagcaaAGCCAGGGGTGAGTCTGCATGAAGCCAACCTCTAGTTCATTATGTTAACCAGAGAATAATGATTGTGGGTGATTTGTGTACCTACCTTCCATGTCAGAGCACAGTCAAAGCTTGCAGCAGATATCCCACAGTCTCTCCATACATCCAGCTCTCCAACAGGAACTGAACAAGGTAGGAGCAAAGAcagcaagagggagagaagtcGTTCATGGTTGTAGCAGAGAAAAGATTACACTATGCCTTCTGTTTAATCTTTTACTACTGTCAGCATACTGTGtcatattaaaaatattaaaatattaaagattATCAAACGAAGAAGGTCACCAGTCATATGCCTACTCAAAGGAGtagttcgacattttgggaatttGCTTTCTCCctgagaattagatgagaagatcaataccacacTGTCACTGCCACATGTCTGTAGAGTGAATATGAAGACACAGCTTGGGGCcgtttagcttagtttagcacaaagactgaatcCATTGGGAAACAGCCAACCTGCCTCTGTCCATGGAAACCAAATCCACCCATCAGCACCATTAAAATTCACTACTTACCATTTATTGTTTGTTCAATCTGTACAAAAATCATAATGCAAAAATGAGAATTTGCCATTTCATCTTCGTCTTTTCTTATTTAGCATATATGAAAGTGTAATAATGTCCTCATCTAACCGTTTTAAACCGAACAGTTAAAGAcagcataaaacaaacagaggaaacatttaTCAAGTTCTTTGTCAATGCTACACTTGTGACCATGTCTCAAATGTGGACTCACCCGTCTCTGGGCTGCTCATGCTATAGATTTCAGTCCAGTCACTCATCAAGCCAGTGCTACAGGCACAGCGAACTTGAAATTCATAGACTGTGCAGGACTGGAGACTGTCCAATATATAGCTGGCGTAGaatccatcctcctcctgtgtaGGTCAGTCAACATGATACCGTTTTTTTGAAAGATTatctttacatctttacatgACATTAActcactcatttattcatttattagcACTGTCCCCTCACTGCTAATGTACTCAATTACACTGCTAACATACTCCATTACACAGTGTGGagtaagaaaaggaaaatagtGGACAAACAAAACCTAAATAAATCAAGCACCTCAAACCAGACTTGGTCTGCCTCAGTCCGACGTCGCACATTGCAGAGTCCCACAGAGAGCTCCAGTTGATCACAGGTGGATGCCCAGTAAATCTCTAATGTGTCCTGCTGGCTCAATGTGACTTTAGGAGGAGGCGGCTTGACTAGAAACCGAGACAAACACCCAAAAACAACTCAATATGAAACATCActtaaatcaaaatcaataatttgaaaGATACATTTCAAGTCTGTACCATAATTTTCCATTGAAATAGATCAATTATCACATAGtgctattatcattattaatgtgGTTAttatctgtgtctgtatttatgaACCTGAATGTGCAGGACTGACTTACCGATATCTGCTGTATTAAACACAACCTCCTGAGATCTGGCAGAACCGTGCTGGTTCTTAGCCTGGACCCAAACACGCAGTTCACCATGACTGGAAAAGTGCACCCGATGGATTAATCCGCTCAAACTGGTCCCAGCGTTCACATGTCCCTCCCTAGAAAACAAGATAAGACAAGACTAGAGGAATAAAACTAATTCAGAAGGCTTCTCCCAGATTATTGTCATCAAAAAAGTTGTCTGGTGACTAAGACAAAGAATAAATTTGGTTGAATTTACTCAATATTTGCCCAGTGCAGGCTGTAGTCAGTGGGGATCTGAGGGTCCGGCCTCGAATCCCAAGTGCAGTGAATATTTTCCCAACAGTTACTGTCATCACATGGGATATAGCACTCAGGACTAGAGGGACGAGCAGGAGGACCTGCAGAAATAAAGACAGTAAAGAGTAGTGATTTTCAGTTCATAGCACTTGAATGCTCACTTAACAACATaagaaaaatgacataaaaaataatttcaaataaaacattatgttttagGTGTAACGAATAAACTGGTAACGTAGTATTCTGCCCTGTAGCCGTGCCATCTGAAGACCACACAGGTTTGAATTCGTAAACAAAACACCACTTAACGCCTTGTATGAGGAGCTATTTTAATCCATCTGATCCATTAGATCGGTGACACACACTAGACGGTGGCACACACTAAAATGTCTAAATCAAAATGCCACCACAATGAGTCACAACAAGCAACGGTATTGACCCACTGCAGGAAACTTCAAGGATATTAGTCACAAAAACTAACTACCAAAGAAATGCACAGGTAAAACAAGACTGATTTACTGTCCAGTTTTACTCTTGCGGATAGTTGTGGCTTTAGGCATATAATGCTTGTCTTGAtagcaaaagagagaaaaagagggagagctAGAAAGCAATATATTGAAAAAGTGAGCTTAACCACAAGACAAAGGCAAAAACAGTCCTGTTCACTCATACATCCGCCCATACTACGCAAAAACTCACACTCCTTTCTTTCAATTCGTCACAAGAGTGTCACCTTCAGCCACTTCTCATAAGCCAAACCACTTTTAGCGGCGATCAATGCAATATGCACACATCAAGGTGCAGGAAAGCACGCTGTCAGTAACATTAACAGGAAATGAGCACATGCTGTCATGCTGGGTCCAATTTACTGCGCCCCACCTTTGTCACTGCTTCTTCTTAAATACAGACAGTTGTGCATATTCATATCGGGTCACTCTACATATAAGAAACCTTATGGGCATGTGACCTGCACATTTAGCACAAGAGCTCTTTCTAAAAACATGTGAAACTTGATGTAGTGTGTTGGAGCCAAAAAGCATGAcgaaagaaaattaatttgtatttatattttgaacTGTTTTTTGGATCATtcattgttatatatatatattttgatgaaatgTTACGTTGCTAGAATTATTCTAACCTCTACCTAACCTTCAGCAACCCACATGGAAAAGTTGCCCCCACATAGTGCCTTATGTAATCTGAACATAACCATTCCTTATTGTGGTTAGTTTTGACAGCACAGACATCATCAGTCTCAGCTTAAAAGTGCATCTACTGTTTATTGAGTTTActtaaaaagtgaaaacaaagctTCGACAAACTCCTTCATGTTGCTTGAAACAGAGCTAATTTGACATACTTGGGTAGTTTATTCTCAAGTATGTCATTTCTTACGGGCtgattatgtatttttatgcaAAAATCTACTCTGCAAATAAGTAGCCTACAGTTGTATTACATCCTGTAGCTGTTAAatagatgtagtggagtaaaaagggcaatgtttccctctgaagGCAGTGGagtgtaaaataaaagaaacacaagccaAGTAAAAGCACATAAGAATAAGAGGAAATAAACCATGCAATACTTGAGGCAGAGACTCTGCCATATTTGGCCTCATCATCAATGGAGATGACAGGGAGTACAGAGAACTAACTCAGGACTTTGTGGACTGGGTGTTCACCTACACAATgaactggactggactgacaaCTCAAATGTACTTTATAGGAAAGGGCCGAGCAGACCCTATCTGCTCAGGAGGCTCGGCTCTTTTGG
This genomic window from Pempheris klunzingeri isolate RE-2024b chromosome 17, fPemKlu1.hap1, whole genome shotgun sequence contains:
- the il12rb2l gene encoding interleukin 12 receptor, beta 2a, like, producing MATFVTRWLLSILLVDLANCVAPTGPPARPSSPECYIPCDDSNCWENIHCTWDSRPDPQIPTDYSLHWANIEEGHVNAGTSLSGLIHRVHFSSHGELRVWVQAKNQHGSARSQEVVFNTADIVKPPPPKVTLSQQDTLEIYWASTCDQLELSVGLCNVRRRTEADQVWFEEEDGFYASYILDSLQSCTVYEFQVRCACSTGLMSDWTEIYSMSSPETVPVGELDVWRDCGISAASFDCALTWKRLPQACGLILGYEVTLVYNGGTKVLMNVSTAEPVGPLVCDERQCRFTSSLNGVSSVSVSAYNAHGATVPSYLAMPVPGKEKNDQTIDLKITEEYLSVSWAVPSQLSDNLKEYVVQYKQAGCPPGQGFDWVKVNKSQTTTIFKGQFKKHTLYQVSLFTVSYSSEVHHLSSAVGYSLQGTPPRVPSFKVFSMATTHATVLWEPVPLFEQRGVILYYQIGVDRQNVYNVSASPQHGNRTFKLLHLNPGQAYEVWIRAVTAAGPGENVTTRFSANNHEDYAHLTPALVGISVAVMICFIVLFSACRGEGKACPLFPPCLNEKVPDPRNSHIFRQKKFQITDPVAWIRIPVYEPHPKISLLEVVEIQSWALKTSEKTSNPDGLNRPAVEDDQKKDDITEECHRKHRRDGREEYSKMVDSDEERDREEKEEDREDCWSSSGEEPSTSGYEKHFMPSALEILKV